A region of Syngnathoides biaculeatus isolate LvHL_M chromosome 20, ASM1980259v1, whole genome shotgun sequence DNA encodes the following proteins:
- the LOC133493591 gene encoding troponin I, slow skeletal muscle-like has translation MQTRTTAINAKWDKPKSKITASRKLSLKMLLLTRACEDLENERQEREEEKVRYLEEKLPPLQLSGLSLDELQNLCKQLHTKIDVVDEERYDCESKVNKHNIDIRELKLKVQDLGGKFKKPALRKVRVSADEMMRALLGSKHKGSMDLRANLKSVKKEDVKQDKVLTSEVGDWRKNVEAMSGMEGRKKMFDTGGAAQ, from the exons ATGCAGACCAGAACGACAGCGATCAACGCCAAGTGGGATAAG CCGAAGTCAAAGATCACGGCTTCCCGCAAGCTCTCCTTAAAG ATGCTGCTCCTGACGAGGGCCTGCGAGGATCTGGAGAACGAGAGgcaggagagggaggaggagaaagtGCGCTACCTGGAGGAGAAGCTGCCTCCTCTGCAGCtgtctgggctgtcgctggacGAGTTGCAG AACCTGTGCAAGCAGCTGCACACCAAGATCGACGTGGTGGACGAAGAGAGATACGACTGTGAATCCAAAGTCAACAAGCACAACATCGAT ATCCGTGAGCTGAAGCTGAAGGTGCAGGACCTCGGGGGCAAATTCAAAAAGCCGGCCCTGAGGAAGGTGAGGGTGTCCGCCGACGAGATGATGAGGGCCCTCCTGGGCTCCAAGCACAAGGGCTCCATGGACCTCCGCGCCAACCTCAAGTCTGTCAAGAAGGAGGACGTCAAACAGGACAAG GTGCTGACGAGCGAAGTGGGCGACTGGCGCAAGAACGTGGAGGCCATGTCGGGCATGGAGGGCCGCAAAAAGATGTTCGACACGGGCGGCGCCGCGCAGTGA
- the st8sia1 gene encoding alpha-N-acetylneuraminide alpha-2,8-sialyltransferase gives MLKRFCRAKLSAWAALCVLLLCWFYVFPVYRLPRDKDIVEEVLRQQGHAWKRNQTGVDLYRKLLSDCCDPQRLFALTKENAPVGQVLWYDGEFYHSHTVNNETHSLFVQASPLPHPLKKCAVVGNGGILRHSQCGRDIDRADFVMRCNLPPLFGEYVQDVGSKTHLVTANPSIMEKRFQNLLWSRKPFVDSMKMYGSSFLYMPAFSFRPGTDPSLRAAYALADSSSNVTMLFANPVFLRSVGQFWRARRVHARRLSTGLFIVSLALSLCDEVSVFGFWPFSSDLAERHLSHHYYDNMPPFRWFHTMPEEFVQLWELHKSGILRVNLGRCS, from the exons ATGTTGAAGCGGTTCTGCCGGGCCAAACTGTCGGCGTGGGCCGCCCTGTgcgtgctgctgctgtgctGGTTCTACGTCTTCCCCGTGTACCGGCTGCCCCGGGACAAGGACATCGTGGAAGAGGTACTGAGGCAGCAGGGCCACGCGTGGAAGCGGAACCAGACCGGCGTCGACCTTTACAG GAAGCTCCTCAGCGACTGCTGCGACCCTCAGCGTCTCTTCGCGCTGACCAAGGAGAACGCGCCAGTGGGCCAGGTGCTGTGGTACGACGGCGAGTTCTACCACTCGCACACGGTCAACAATGAGACCCACTCGCTGTTTGTCCAG GCCAGTCCTCTGCCGCACCCCCTGAAGAAGTGCGCCGTGGTGGGCAACGGCGGCATCCTCCGGCACAGCCAGTGCGGCCGCGACATCGACCGGGCCGACTTTGTCATGAG gtgTAACCTCCCCCCACTGTTCGGTGAGTACGTGCAAGACGTCGGGTCCAAAACACACCTGGTGACGGCCAATCCCAGCATCATGGAGAAGAG ATTCCAGAACCTGCTGTGGTCCCGAAAGCCCTTCGTGGACAGCATGAAGATGTACGGCTCCAGCTTCTTGTACATGCCGGCTTTCTCCTTCCGTCCCGGCACCGACCCGTCGCTGCGCGCCGCCTACGCGCTGGCCGACTCCTCGTCCAACGTCACCATGCTCTTCGCCAACCCCGTCTTCCTGCGCAGCGTGGGTCAGTTCTGGAGGGCGCGCAGGGTCCACGCCCGCCGCCTCTCCACTGGCCTCTTCATAGTCAGCCTGGCGCTGAGCCTGTGCGACGAGGTGAGCGTCTTCGGCTTCTGGCCCTTCTCCTCGGACCTGGCCGAGCGGCACCTCAGCCACCACTACTACGACAACATGCCGCCCTTCCGCTGGTTCCACACCATGCCCGAGGAGTTCGTGCAGCTGTGGGAGTTGCACAAAAGCGGGATCCTGCGCGTGAATCTGGGACGCTGCAGTTAA